Genomic window (Gammaproteobacteria bacterium):
GATGTCCATTACGCCCAGCCCGCGGGTGATCGCCTCGTTGTAGCTTATCCGGTCGAAGCGCTTCGCGTCCGGATACTTGACCGGATCGGCATCGTAGACGCCGTCGACCTTGGTCGCCTTGATCATCAACTCGGCGCCGATCTCACTGGCCCGCAGGCTTGCCGCAGAGTCCGTGGTAAAAAAGGGGTTGCCGGTTCCTCCGGCAAAGATCAAGGCCCGCCCAGCGTCCAAGTGACGTTGCGCCTCGTTGCGATCGAACAGCTCGCAAACGGCGCCGATCGGAAACGACGACATGACCCGGCAGTCCACATCGACCTTGCGCAGCGCGTCCTGCGCGGCCAGCGCGTTGATCACCGTCGCCAACATCCCCATCTGATCGCCGGTAACCCGGTCCAGCCCCCTGGCGGCCAGCTCGGCACCGCGAAAGATGTTGCCTCCCCCAATCACGACAGCAACCTGAACGCCGCGCTCGCCAAAAGCTGCGATCTCGCCGGCAATGCGATCCAGGATCCCGG
Coding sequences:
- the pyrH gene encoding UMP kinase is translated as MTDSSGPRFRRILLKLSGEALMGALASGIDPGILDRIAGEIAAFGERGVQVAVVIGGGNIFRGAELAARGLDRVTGDQMGMLATVINALAAQDALRKVDVDCRVMSSFPIGAVCELFDRNEAQRHLDAGRALIFAGGTGNPFFTTDSAASLRASEIGAELMIKATKVDGVYDADPVKYPDAKRFDRISYNEAITRGLGVMDITALVICRDNGIPLRVINMFSPGALHDTVMGAEIGTLVCDEDNSQ